From a region of the Pukyongiella litopenaei genome:
- a CDS encoding LysR substrate-binding domain-containing protein, producing the protein MQYSQLRAFHNVALHGGFSRAAEALNLTQPAISEQVRKLEQAHDTLLFSRERKRVSLTPAGEALFLLTRRLFEIESEIGELLAERRVAMDGTLRIMADSAHHLGTLLGRFRDRYPRVKLILRTGNTAEVLNALRRYETEIGVIGNRAPGREFVALDMGRSDIVAFAATDYLPRLPDHLTLRDLSTLPLILREEGSKTRQKLLDAATASGITLTPSIEAEGRETVRELVAARAGIGVVSRAEFGHDPRLQQIRLTGAGLEMAETLVHLSQRRDVRLIRAFMDMARDG; encoded by the coding sequence ATGCAATACAGCCAGCTCCGCGCCTTTCACAATGTCGCCCTGCATGGCGGGTTTTCCCGCGCGGCCGAGGCGCTGAACCTGACACAGCCCGCGATTTCCGAACAGGTGCGCAAGCTGGAACAGGCCCATGACACGCTGCTGTTTTCTCGCGAACGCAAGCGGGTATCGCTGACACCGGCGGGCGAGGCGCTGTTTCTGCTTACCCGCCGGCTGTTCGAGATCGAATCGGAGATCGGCGAACTGCTGGCCGAACGCCGGGTGGCGATGGACGGCACGCTGCGGATCATGGCGGATTCGGCCCATCATCTCGGCACGCTGCTGGGCCGGTTTCGTGACCGCTATCCACGGGTCAAGCTGATCCTGCGCACCGGCAACACCGCTGAGGTCCTGAACGCCCTGCGCCGCTATGAAACCGAGATCGGGGTCATCGGCAACCGGGCGCCCGGACGCGAATTCGTGGCGCTGGACATGGGCCGGTCCGACATCGTGGCCTTTGCCGCAACGGATTACCTGCCGCGACTGCCCGATCACCTCACGTTGCGGGACCTGTCGACCCTGCCGCTGATCCTGCGGGAGGAAGGCTCGAAAACCCGGCAGAAGCTGCTCGATGCGGCGACGGCATCCGGGATCACGCTGACGCCGTCGATCGAGGCCGAAGGGCGCGAGACCGTGCGCGAACTGGTCGCCGCCCGCGCGGGCATAGGCGTCGTGTCACGGGCCGAGTTCGGCCACGATCCGCGCCTGCAGCAGATCCGGCTGACGGGCGCCGGGCTGGAGATGGCGGAAACGCTGGTCCACCTCAGCCAACGCCGCGATGTCCGCCTGATACGCGCCTTCATGGACATGGCCCGCGACGGCTGA
- a CDS encoding TrbC/VirB2 family protein: MHIQFRTILSLALASLMIANPAFAQSIDLSPVQNLLQGIVDTITGPLGIVIGTLALIGVFLSWLFGILDFRQALWVLVAIAGIAAAPTIVTAIWGA; the protein is encoded by the coding sequence ATGCACATACAATTCCGCACAATCCTGTCGCTGGCTCTGGCCAGTCTAATGATTGCCAATCCCGCCTTCGCGCAGAGCATCGACCTCTCGCCGGTCCAGAACCTGCTGCAAGGCATCGTCGACACGATCACCGGCCCCCTAGGCATTGTCATAGGCACCTTGGCTTTGATCGGCGTGTTCCTCTCCTGGCTCTTTGGCATCCTCGACTTCCGCCAGGCTCTTTGGGTACTGGTCGCGATCGCAGGCATCGCAGCTGCGCCGACCATCGTGACCGCGATCTGGGGCGCGTAA
- a CDS encoding 2-aminoethylphosphonate--pyruvate transaminase, whose protein sequence is MTDRAKIMPPAQGEPWLLTPGPLTTSLAVKQAMLRDWGSWDSDFRAMTAELRSRLLSMLGAGGADYDCVPVQGSGTYVVEAMLGSLVPRDGKTLVLANGAYGQRTRRTLDCLGRAHLLLDKGDYLPPRGAEVAAILAGDPDITHVAVVHCETSSGILNPIGEIAEAVEAAGRRLLIDSMSAFGALPVEPAHVRFDALVSSANKCIEGVPGFGFVLARRDVLDGARGNSQSLSLDLHDQWAHMETTGQWRFTPPTHTVAAFLQALRAHEAEGGVAGRGARYARNRDVLVAGMRQLGFETLLDDRWLSPIIVTFFCPDDPAFAFDRFYDLMKAKGFIIYPGKLTVVDSFRIGCIGQMDEGVMTQVIAAAGDALRDMGVTDARPPAAALIERARLAA, encoded by the coding sequence ATGACCGACCGCGCCAAGATCATGCCGCCCGCGCAAGGTGAACCCTGGTTGCTGACGCCCGGCCCGCTGACGACATCGCTTGCGGTCAAACAGGCGATGCTGCGCGACTGGGGCAGCTGGGACAGCGATTTCCGCGCCATGACCGCCGAGCTGCGGTCCCGCCTGCTGTCGATGCTGGGCGCGGGCGGCGCTGACTATGACTGCGTTCCGGTCCAGGGGTCGGGGACCTATGTGGTCGAGGCGATGCTGGGCAGCCTGGTGCCGCGCGATGGCAAGACGCTGGTCCTGGCCAATGGTGCCTATGGTCAGCGAACGCGGCGCACGCTCGACTGTCTCGGGCGCGCGCATCTGCTGCTCGACAAGGGCGATTACCTGCCTCCGCGCGGGGCCGAGGTGGCGGCGATCCTGGCCGGGGATCCCGACATCACCCATGTGGCCGTGGTCCATTGCGAAACCAGTTCGGGCATTCTCAACCCGATCGGGGAAATCGCCGAGGCGGTCGAGGCCGCCGGGCGGCGGCTGCTGATCGATTCGATGTCGGCCTTTGGCGCGCTGCCGGTCGAACCGGCGCATGTCCGGTTCGACGCGCTGGTGTCGTCGGCCAACAAGTGCATCGAGGGCGTTCCGGGGTTCGGCTTCGTGCTGGCACGGCGCGATGTTCTGGACGGCGCGCGGGGCAATTCCCAGTCGCTCAGTCTCGATCTGCACGATCAGTGGGCGCATATGGAAACGACCGGGCAGTGGCGGTTCACCCCGCCCACCCACACGGTCGCGGCCTTTCTTCAGGCCCTGCGGGCCCATGAGGCCGAGGGCGGCGTGGCGGGGCGCGGTGCGCGCTATGCCCGCAATCGTGATGTGCTGGTGGCGGGGATGCGGCAGCTGGGGTTCGAAACCCTGCTGGACGATCGCTGGCTGTCGCCGATCATCGTCACGTTTTTCTGCCCCGATGATCCGGCATTCGCGTTTGACCGGTTCTATGACCTGATGAAGGCAAAGGGGTTCATCATCTACCCGGGCAAGCTGACGGTGGTGGACAGTTTCCGCATCGGTTGTATCGGGCAGATGGATGAGGGCGTGATGACGCAGGTGATTGCCGCCGCAGGGGATGCGCTGCGGGACATGGGGGTAACAGATGCACGCCCGCCCGCGGCGGCGCTGATCGAACGCGCGCGTCTGGCCGCCTGA
- a CDS encoding helix-turn-helix domain-containing protein — MKLREQVGLNIRNLRNSKGLSQEQLALAADVDRSYISEIELAKNSASIDILEQIALALDVAPKELFNERG; from the coding sequence ATGAAATTGAGGGAACAAGTAGGGCTAAACATCCGGAATCTAAGAAATTCCAAAGGATTGAGCCAAGAACAACTAGCTTTGGCTGCGGACGTGGACCGCAGCTACATCAGCGAGATCGAACTCGCCAAGAATTCAGCATCAATAGATATTCTGGAGCAGATTGCGCTTGCCCTCGATGTTGCCCCCAAGGAATTGTTTAACGAGAGGGGCTAG
- a CDS encoding type IV secretion system protein B4 translates to MLHNPSDDLATLPDWARKERPMASMLPYVSLVDDVTIRTRGNALFQCIRLDGVNSMTSDGAHLEKIRALFAAIIAQIGPEYCFYLHKVSRAIETALPLVPNEGFAQALDSRWQTAMARAGLRDKTLTLTVLKRPPLGARLRLKRANSIAQLNDRTTKQLRKLEEIVGFLLSSSAEMNPRLLGAESGELLGFLGALNIGQERPLFAKSRFGVIAEDVANTRVTFQGRGFTLDDGTAGKRLGTSFAIKTYPAKTNCTMFDELNLPVDMVVTHSFTPINSNTMASRIKRQQRLMKASDDGAISLAEELVDALDDLESKRLSFGDHHMTVTVFAETEEKLEAIASEVRNIAASEGVNLVNESFAARTHYFAQHPGNGQMRSRKAAITNTNFADLAALHRGQLGKPGHKVPWGKPITLFPTPERSGFLFNYHETGQPDKEPTGGHTLILGRPGSGKSVLSAFLMTQARRCDARVFVFDYRAGMEMAVRANGGRYSAIKAGEATGLNPLRTEIDGRGQAWLSDWLATLLHRSDKPLSPVQINRIQEVVRQNAGASDATLRNWQDLASLFVAGADEGDLFERIQEWTADGRYGWIFGQSSEDTFSLDGDVVGFDLTGILDSESEKERMAVLSYLFRRVERVIEDRKPTLIIIDEAWKALDSPYFADRLSNWLVTARKQNAVVVMMTQYASQLEKTRTGKTIVEAVPTQLLLPNIRASASDYTMLGLTEKELSVLLGTGSNSRLALVRDDQGSVVIDADLSALGPYLTILGGMEKGEALVGADYRQNPEFWRQIDA, encoded by the coding sequence ATGCTCCATAACCCCTCGGATGATCTTGCGACGCTACCGGACTGGGCGCGCAAAGAGCGGCCTATGGCCAGTATGCTGCCCTATGTCAGCCTCGTGGATGACGTGACAATCCGCACGCGCGGCAATGCGCTGTTCCAGTGCATCCGCCTTGATGGCGTCAACAGCATGACCAGCGATGGCGCACATTTGGAGAAGATCCGCGCGCTCTTTGCGGCGATCATTGCGCAGATTGGGCCGGAATACTGTTTCTACCTCCACAAGGTATCAAGAGCGATCGAGACCGCCTTGCCACTAGTGCCCAATGAGGGGTTTGCCCAAGCCCTGGACAGCCGATGGCAAACGGCCATGGCGCGGGCGGGCCTGCGGGACAAAACGCTCACACTCACAGTTCTGAAACGTCCTCCCCTCGGCGCTCGGCTGCGCCTGAAACGTGCAAATTCAATCGCGCAGCTGAATGACCGGACAACCAAACAGCTGCGCAAGCTCGAGGAAATCGTTGGTTTTCTGCTGTCATCTTCTGCCGAGATGAATCCGCGCCTGCTTGGGGCTGAGAGCGGCGAACTGCTCGGCTTCCTCGGGGCGCTCAATATTGGTCAGGAACGGCCGCTGTTCGCCAAATCGCGATTTGGCGTCATTGCCGAAGATGTCGCCAACACGCGCGTCACGTTTCAGGGGCGAGGCTTTACGCTCGACGATGGGACGGCGGGCAAGCGGCTTGGCACTAGCTTTGCAATCAAGACCTATCCCGCCAAAACCAACTGCACCATGTTCGATGAGCTGAATCTGCCTGTCGACATGGTCGTCACGCATTCCTTCACGCCGATCAACAGCAACACCATGGCCAGCCGGATCAAACGGCAACAGCGCTTGATGAAAGCAAGCGATGATGGCGCGATATCCCTTGCGGAAGAACTGGTCGACGCGCTGGATGATCTGGAATCCAAACGGCTCAGCTTTGGCGATCATCACATGACGGTGACGGTTTTCGCCGAGACCGAGGAAAAGCTGGAAGCCATCGCTTCCGAGGTACGCAACATCGCGGCCAGTGAAGGCGTCAATCTTGTCAATGAGAGCTTTGCAGCTCGGACGCATTATTTCGCGCAGCATCCGGGCAATGGGCAGATGCGCAGCCGCAAGGCCGCCATCACCAACACGAATTTTGCTGATCTCGCAGCGCTGCATCGCGGTCAACTGGGCAAACCCGGACACAAAGTGCCTTGGGGCAAGCCGATCACTCTCTTCCCGACGCCGGAGCGTTCGGGCTTCCTGTTCAACTACCATGAGACAGGTCAGCCGGACAAAGAGCCGACCGGTGGGCACACCTTGATCCTCGGTCGTCCTGGCTCCGGCAAGTCGGTGTTGTCAGCCTTCCTCATGACCCAAGCCCGGCGCTGCGACGCACGCGTGTTTGTCTTCGACTATCGCGCTGGCATGGAAATGGCCGTACGCGCCAATGGCGGGCGCTACAGCGCCATCAAGGCAGGTGAAGCCACTGGCCTCAACCCACTGCGCACAGAAATCGACGGGCGCGGGCAAGCCTGGCTCTCCGATTGGTTGGCCACCCTTTTGCATCGCTCCGACAAGCCCCTGAGCCCAGTTCAAATTAATCGCATCCAAGAAGTGGTGCGCCAGAACGCCGGAGCCAGCGATGCCACGCTGCGCAACTGGCAGGATTTGGCCTCCCTCTTTGTGGCCGGGGCGGATGAAGGGGATCTGTTCGAGCGGATCCAGGAATGGACCGCAGACGGCCGCTACGGTTGGATTTTCGGGCAAAGCTCTGAGGATACTTTTTCGCTCGATGGTGATGTCGTCGGGTTCGACCTTACCGGCATTCTCGACAGTGAAAGCGAGAAGGAACGCATGGCGGTCCTCTCCTACCTGTTTCGACGGGTGGAGCGTGTGATCGAGGATCGCAAACCGACACTGATCATCATTGATGAAGCCTGGAAGGCGCTGGATAGCCCGTATTTTGCCGACCGGCTGAGCAACTGGCTGGTCACGGCACGGAAACAGAACGCGGTCGTCGTGATGATGACCCAATACGCAAGCCAGCTCGAGAAAACCCGCACCGGCAAAACGATTGTCGAAGCCGTTCCGACGCAGCTCCTGCTTCCCAACATCCGCGCTTCGGCCAGCGACTACACCATGCTGGGCCTCACTGAAAAAGAGCTGAGCGTGCTCCTAGGAACGGGCAGCAACTCTCGCCTGGCGTTGGTGCGTGACGATCAAGGCTCGGTCGTGATCGATGCCGATCTAAGCGCGCTTGGCCCTTACCTCACGATCCTTGGCGGCATGGAAAAAGGCGAGGCGCTGGTCGGAGCGGATTACCGCCAGAACCCCGAATTTTGGAGACAGATTGATGCGTAG
- a CDS encoding lytic transglycosylase domain-containing protein, which yields MRADGQLETKSPQSGFAQSYVDGIGANPPELIVFAAPEPEAPTPAPARAVPRPEILAALESTAHRYGGHPALRRAGLSVTEWQALFQANIEIESAYRPNARSSAGAIGLGQLMPATAAQLGVDPHDWRANLDGSARYLLMMLAQFGTPELALAAYNAGPDAVARYGGIPPYQETQNHVRRVMAVRDRLTGAS from the coding sequence ATGCGGGCCGATGGCCAGCTGGAAACCAAATCCCCCCAATCAGGTTTTGCACAAAGCTATGTCGACGGGATTGGTGCAAACCCGCCGGAGCTGATCGTATTCGCAGCTCCGGAACCTGAAGCTCCCACTCCTGCACCCGCCCGGGCAGTTCCCCGCCCCGAAATCCTCGCAGCGCTTGAAAGCACCGCGCATCGTTATGGCGGGCACCCTGCACTGCGCCGCGCCGGTCTGTCGGTGACGGAGTGGCAGGCCCTCTTCCAAGCCAATATCGAGATCGAAAGCGCCTATCGCCCGAATGCGCGCAGCTCGGCAGGCGCGATCGGCCTCGGTCAGTTGATGCCCGCGACGGCCGCGCAACTCGGCGTTGATCCGCATGACTGGCGGGCGAACCTTGATGGATCCGCACGCTACCTTTTGATGATGTTGGCGCAGTTCGGCACGCCTGAGCTCGCGCTCGCTGCCTATAATGCGGGACCAGACGCGGTCGCGCGCTATGGCGGCATCCCTCCCTACCAAGAAACCCAAAATCACGTGCGCCGCGTCATGGCCGTGCGTGATCGACTGACTGGAGCCTCCTGA
- a CDS encoding type IV secretion system protein VirB3 codes for MATQSRLFLGLIRPPKLIGLPIMYAMVWLFGFVLLFLWVQSWPVIIIAALAYPALWKAADWDPAFLEVMVTALQETPPTPNRKIHSGDSYAP; via the coding sequence ATGGCAACGCAATCCCGCCTCTTCCTCGGTCTGATCCGGCCGCCAAAGCTCATCGGCTTGCCGATCATGTATGCCATGGTTTGGCTCTTCGGGTTTGTGTTGCTGTTTCTCTGGGTCCAGAGCTGGCCGGTGATCATCATCGCCGCTCTGGCCTATCCCGCGCTGTGGAAAGCGGCGGATTGGGATCCGGCCTTTCTTGAGGTGATGGTCACCGCCCTACAGGAAACGCCGCCCACCCCGAACCGCAAGATCCATTCGGGGGACAGCTATGCTCCATAA
- a CDS encoding type IV secretion system protein has translation MIRFLSAVTTCALLFASPLFAQGVPTVDTRNIAQEIRQLQQMLEDFGIQTDQLDTLLEQLDLVQQQLDTLNETYAALTGATDILDMAMGGDLDGLLDQEFDDLLGTIRQIQSGDFSGLIGNAAPQMEGRMTQALENAGFDQDSLSDMASSGNPGAERIASQAGTGAVMSAAAENSYDEAAQSLERVEQLVSLIPDMETLKEAVDHNTRVTAELAIAMTRMWELEAIQTVGAGQSGVVDAATLAEERRYMDFTLPDLRAD, from the coding sequence ATGATCCGCTTTCTTTCTGCCGTAACCACCTGCGCGTTGCTGTTTGCCTCACCCCTATTTGCCCAAGGTGTCCCCACGGTCGACACGCGCAACATCGCGCAGGAAATTCGTCAGCTGCAGCAAATGCTGGAGGATTTTGGGATCCAGACCGACCAGCTCGACACGCTTCTCGAGCAGCTCGACCTGGTGCAGCAGCAACTCGATACGTTGAACGAAACCTACGCAGCCCTGACCGGCGCGACGGATATCCTTGATATGGCTATGGGTGGTGATCTCGACGGCCTACTCGATCAGGAATTCGACGATCTCCTTGGCACCATCCGGCAAATTCAAAGCGGTGACTTCAGCGGCCTTATCGGCAACGCCGCCCCTCAGATGGAAGGCCGGATGACGCAAGCCTTGGAGAATGCAGGTTTTGACCAAGACAGCCTGTCCGACATGGCCAGCAGCGGCAATCCGGGCGCAGAACGCATTGCCAGCCAAGCTGGCACCGGGGCAGTGATGTCGGCGGCCGCTGAGAACAGCTATGACGAGGCAGCGCAATCCCTTGAACGGGTTGAGCAACTGGTCTCACTGATCCCGGACATGGAAACGCTCAAGGAAGCAGTCGATCATAACACCCGCGTCACGGCCGAGCTAGCCATCGCCATGACGCGCATGTGGGAGCTCGAAGCCATTCAAACGGTCGGCGCTGGCCAATCTGGCGTGGTGGATGCCGCCACACTGGCCGAAGAGCGCCGCTACATGGACTTCACCCTGCCAGACCTGCGCGCGGACTGA
- a CDS encoding DMT family transporter: MSLSIAAIVLVAALLHATWNAVVKGAGDKTVVLGLIALGHVVPGIAVVALAPPPDPVAIPYIIASTVIHWGYYFLLNMAYRLGDLSVMYPVARGLAPVLIAIGAQVWADETLPPLAWAGVLSVSAGIMVLTRGLFSGALPPAAVLAALGTAGFVAAYSLVDGIGIRASGSPLGYIGWLYVAELTVAAFIFVTRWGRVRAMARRTAVLGFGGGVISGAAYALVLYAKTLAPLGIVSALRETSVIFAALIGVLWFGEGPKGNRLLAAVVVAAGIVLIGLANG; the protein is encoded by the coding sequence ATGAGCCTTTCGATTGCTGCCATCGTGCTGGTCGCGGCGCTGCTGCACGCGACCTGGAATGCGGTGGTCAAGGGGGCGGGCGACAAGACCGTGGTGCTGGGGCTGATCGCGCTCGGCCATGTGGTGCCGGGTATCGCCGTGGTGGCGCTGGCGCCGCCGCCCGACCCGGTTGCGATCCCCTATATCATTGCGTCCACCGTGATCCACTGGGGCTATTACTTCCTGCTCAACATGGCCTACCGGCTGGGCGACCTGTCGGTGATGTATCCGGTCGCGCGCGGGCTGGCGCCGGTGCTGATCGCGATCGGCGCGCAGGTCTGGGCGGATGAAACGCTGCCGCCGCTGGCCTGGGCCGGCGTGCTGTCGGTGTCGGCCGGGATCATGGTTCTGACCCGGGGGCTGTTTTCCGGCGCGTTGCCGCCGGCGGCGGTGCTGGCCGCGCTCGGGACCGCCGGGTTCGTCGCCGCCTATTCGCTGGTCGACGGCATCGGCATCCGGGCCTCGGGGAGCCCGCTGGGCTACATCGGCTGGCTCTATGTGGCGGAACTGACCGTGGCCGCGTTCATCTTTGTCACCCGCTGGGGGCGGGTGCGCGCGATGGCCCGGCGGACGGCGGTGCTGGGGTTCGGCGGCGGCGTGATCTCGGGCGCGGCCTATGCGCTCGTGCTCTATGCCAAGACGCTGGCGCCGCTGGGTATCGTTTCGGCCCTGCGCGAGACCTCGGTGATCTTTGCCGCGCTGATCGGCGTGCTGTGGTTCGGCGAGGGACCAAAGGGAAACCGGCTGCTGGCTGCCGTGGTCGTGGCCGCGGGCATCGTATTGATCGGGCTTGCAAACGGGTAG
- a CDS encoding lytic transglycosylase domain-containing protein, producing the protein MNKHRLHIFAGLVSLAAPFAYAQGVPTFDAGMFLQRERVLQQGEQDLALQRDRLTKEEELEELEQEQLQALEDILDATTLASGNSGALVASLEAGSTPESAAGTLYGSVDPNPGAAQMFGDASGSIEQLIIRAAQETHHMSGVRAAGLSPKQWRCLLQALIWQESRFTIGARSPVGAFGLTQIMPGTAQDLGIYPAYYENPYIQVTGGARYLAQMLAMFDGNIIHGLAAYNAGPGNVQRYGGVPPFAETQHYVQVIPERYNLYLARVGGVDALGTIDPVLLANSTMSLTSFGAGVYGDYSLVSVQAAALRVQDIITRIGETDDIHTAMSLNTYARAELARLIAIRTRLKAAHTRPLSAAELAMAAAQAREQDFMQFDLEVLR; encoded by the coding sequence GTGAATAAGCACCGCCTGCATATCTTTGCAGGCTTGGTGTCGCTCGCCGCGCCATTTGCCTATGCCCAAGGCGTGCCGACCTTTGATGCGGGCATGTTCTTGCAGCGCGAGCGCGTGTTGCAGCAGGGCGAACAGGATCTGGCACTGCAGCGGGATCGTTTGACCAAAGAGGAAGAGCTTGAAGAGCTCGAGCAGGAACAACTCCAGGCGCTGGAAGACATCCTTGATGCCACGACGTTAGCCAGCGGGAACTCAGGCGCACTGGTCGCAAGCCTAGAAGCTGGTTCAACACCTGAAAGCGCCGCAGGCACGCTCTATGGTTCGGTCGATCCGAACCCCGGCGCGGCACAAATGTTCGGCGATGCCTCGGGATCGATTGAACAGCTGATCATTCGTGCCGCCCAAGAAACGCACCATATGTCCGGTGTGCGCGCTGCAGGCCTGTCGCCCAAGCAGTGGCGCTGTCTGTTGCAGGCGCTGATCTGGCAGGAAAGCCGTTTCACCATCGGCGCGCGCTCGCCTGTTGGTGCATTCGGCCTGACCCAGATCATGCCAGGCACGGCGCAGGATCTCGGGATTTACCCGGCCTATTATGAAAACCCCTACATCCAGGTCACCGGCGGCGCGCGCTATCTGGCCCAGATGCTGGCCATGTTTGATGGCAACATCATTCACGGGCTGGCGGCCTACAATGCCGGTCCCGGAAATGTGCAGCGCTACGGCGGCGTGCCGCCCTTTGCTGAGACCCAGCATTACGTTCAGGTCATCCCCGAACGCTACAATCTCTACCTTGCACGCGTCGGCGGTGTTGATGCGCTCGGCACGATTGATCCGGTTCTGCTCGCCAACTCCACGATGAGCCTGACCTCATTCGGCGCAGGGGTCTATGGCGATTACTCCTTGGTCTCCGTGCAAGCGGCCGCGTTGCGCGTGCAGGACATCATCACCCGCATTGGCGAGACAGATGACATTCACACGGCGATGTCGCTCAACACCTATGCGCGGGCAGAACTCGCTCGCCTGATCGCAATCCGCACGCGCCTCAAGGCAGCTCATACCCGCCCTCTTAGTGCGGCTGAACTGGCCATGGCAGCCGCGCAGGCGCGCGAACAAGACTTCATGCAATTCGATCTGGAGGTACTCCGATGA
- a CDS encoding virB8 family protein — translation MNSEAEIIEEELVYGARRRELMWQKLGLTGMAFGMAGCLSAALVALFDVDPPPMIVPFDSETGMALPNAMVEAVSLTERPAIIEAQVYRYVIDRETYNQLDNDVRVRRVLDQSDGAAAAGLRALWTSGHEAYPPDSYGTDARLEVEVLSITHISTNRAQVRLRKRLNSPRGSQNGLFTATLMFEFRPENSRSIDDVWQNPFGFTVTEYAIRSDRLE, via the coding sequence ATGAACAGTGAGGCAGAAATCATCGAAGAAGAGCTCGTCTACGGCGCACGACGACGCGAGCTCATGTGGCAGAAACTGGGGCTGACAGGCATGGCGTTTGGCATGGCAGGTTGCCTCTCCGCTGCCCTCGTGGCCCTGTTCGACGTGGACCCGCCGCCCATGATCGTGCCCTTTGATAGCGAAACCGGCATGGCCCTCCCCAATGCCATGGTTGAAGCGGTCTCACTCACGGAACGCCCCGCTATCATCGAGGCACAGGTCTACCGCTATGTCATTGATCGAGAGACATACAATCAGCTCGACAATGATGTGCGCGTGCGGCGGGTCCTGGACCAGTCGGACGGCGCGGCCGCCGCAGGACTGCGCGCACTTTGGACCAGCGGCCATGAGGCCTATCCGCCCGACAGCTACGGCACAGATGCGCGGCTTGAGGTCGAGGTGCTCTCGATCACCCATATCAGCACCAATCGTGCCCAGGTGCGATTGCGCAAGCGGCTTAATTCGCCGCGCGGCAGTCAAAACGGGCTCTTCACCGCAACGCTGATGTTTGAGTTTAGGCCCGAGAATAGCCGGTCGATCGACGATGTCTGGCAGAACCCTTTCGGCTTCACCGTCACCGAATACGCGATCCGCTCGGATCGTTTGGAGTAA
- a CDS encoding tyrosine-type recombinase/integrase has translation MRYHFYAWRGGPKFWEGTDPNPKEPEFFHAFSQCGTPVSPAEYLTTHLVDDFLSSASLPKAERSKADIRKWLELFREEFGADPVAMFEERASRGEVNNWRKKWLHSPKQHDMAGTHATRVLNWAVEEGKLKEHHCHKLKKLYQSNRTEIIWTSGDIAQFNKHAPKWVQRILTAGCETGLRAADLVQVKMDQFEDTPHGKRLRFRTSKRGQIAYIPATSALEKLIAETPEGQEVLLVSELGRPLTARWASNQITKWRREAQIPPWIDGREKTLSDTRGTAATRLLNADLSLRQIAVLMGWSVRYAAQVIEHYAQVSPDESDAVLRKLNRAKSLSQDTKM, from the coding sequence GTGCGCTACCATTTCTATGCTTGGCGGGGCGGCCCCAAATTTTGGGAAGGGACGGACCCGAACCCCAAAGAACCCGAATTCTTCCATGCGTTTTCACAGTGCGGTACGCCCGTGAGCCCGGCCGAATACCTGACGACTCATTTGGTCGACGATTTTCTGTCCAGTGCGTCCTTGCCCAAGGCTGAGCGTTCAAAGGCTGATATCCGCAAGTGGCTGGAGCTGTTCCGCGAGGAGTTCGGTGCCGATCCTGTCGCGATGTTCGAAGAGCGCGCCTCGCGGGGCGAGGTTAACAATTGGCGCAAGAAGTGGCTTCATTCGCCCAAGCAGCACGATATGGCGGGCACCCATGCGACGCGCGTCCTCAATTGGGCGGTGGAAGAGGGGAAGCTGAAAGAGCATCACTGCCACAAGCTCAAGAAGCTCTACCAATCGAACCGCACAGAAATCATCTGGACGAGCGGCGATATCGCACAGTTCAATAAACATGCACCCAAATGGGTGCAGAGGATCCTGACCGCCGGATGCGAAACCGGTTTGCGGGCAGCTGATCTGGTTCAGGTCAAAATGGACCAATTCGAAGACACGCCGCACGGCAAGCGCCTTCGTTTCAGGACCAGTAAGCGCGGCCAGATCGCATATATCCCTGCCACTTCAGCACTTGAGAAACTGATCGCAGAGACGCCGGAAGGCCAAGAGGTGTTACTGGTGTCAGAGCTTGGCAGGCCTTTGACGGCCCGTTGGGCATCGAACCAGATCACCAAGTGGCGGCGCGAAGCTCAGATTCCCCCTTGGATCGACGGCAGGGAGAAGACACTGTCTGATACGCGCGGGACGGCGGCGACAAGATTGCTAAATGCCGATCTGTCTTTGCGCCAGATTGCGGTGCTGATGGGGTGGTCGGTTCGCTACGCGGCGCAGGTAATCGAGCATTATGCGCAGGTTAGCCCGGACGAAAGCGATGCGGTTCTGCGTAAGCTCAATCGAGCAAAATCACTGTCTCAAGACACAAAAATGTAA